The DNA region GCTCCACGCCATGCGTGCTTTCGCGGAACGCCTTGTCGAGCCGCGCCGCCTCCGGCGTCGGCGGGGAAATCAGCAGGATGCGCATCGACCGTTTTCCCGCGCGCTCATCCGAGCGAGCGCGGCCAGCATTCGACCGTGATCGCCGCACCGGCCGGCTGCGCATCGCCGATCCGCAGCGCGAAGCCGTGCACGTGCATCACCGCCGACACGATGCTCAGCCCGAGTCCCGAACCGTTCACGTGACGCGTGCGCTCGCCGCGATAGAAGCGCTCGAGCACCGCGTCGCGCTCACCCGGCGCGATCCCGGGCCCGGTGTCCTCGAACCGCACGAGCGGGCCGTTCGGCGTCGCGTGAAGCGCGACGCGCACGCGACCGCCGAGCGGCGTGAACTTGATCGCGTTGTCCGCGAGATTGCTGAACGCCTCGAACAGCAACGCGCGGTCGCCATGAATGCCGTCGACCGGCATCGCGTCGAGCCCGAATGCGACACCTCCCGCTTCGGCGAGCGGCTCGTACAGCTCGCACACGTCGCGCAGCAATGCCGCGACGTCCACCGCGGCGAACCCGCCGCGCCGGCTCAGCGTCCCGATCTCGGAGATGCGCAGCATCGCGCGAAAGCGCTCGAGCAGCCGGTCGGTTTCATCGCGCGCCGACGCCAGCAGTTGCGCCGACGCCGGATCGTGCGCGCAATGCGGCTGTTCGGCGAGCCGCGCCAGCATCGTATGCACGCGTGCGAGCGGCGTGCGCAGATCGTGCGCGATGCCGTCGCAGGTGTGACGCACCTCGCCCATCAGCCGCTCGACTTCGTCGAGCATGTGGTTCACGAGATGCGCGAGCAGGTCGAGCTCGTCGTAGCGGCCCACCGGCAACCGCTTGCCGAGATCGCCCTCGGCGATCTGTCGCGTGACGCGCCGGATCGCGGCGACGCGGCGGATCTGCCGCATGCCGAGCATGCTGCCGCCCGCGATGCCCGCGATCAGGATCAGTACACCGCCGATCACGAGTCCGCGGATCGCGACTTCGCGAATCTGGATGAAATGCGACAGGTCGCGCGCGACCACCAGCGTCATCCCGTCGTCGCGGTGCACGGCCATCGCGCGCGTGATCGGCGCGGGCTGGCCGTCGAGCGGCACGAGCGTACGGTCGAGCGTGCGTCCGCGGCGATCCGTGCGCAGCACGGGCGGCGTCGCGATGTCGCCGGCCACGCGGCGCCCGCTCGCGTCGAACAGTCCGTAGAAGTTCGTATGCATGTGCTCGTGCTCGAGCCGCCGGTGAATCGCAAGCGGCAGCTCGGCGTCGGGGATCGAATCGAAGTAGATCAGTTGCCACGCGAGCACCTCGTCGGTGTCGCGCGCCATCGTGTGCGTCGCGGCGACGTTGATCACGCCCGCGAGCAGCAGCAGCGAAACGGAGAAGATCGCCGCGTATGCGCACAGCCAGCGAAACGTCGTCGTATGCCAGCGACGCGTGAAGTTCGCCGCACGGTCCGCATCCATCCGTGCCTCCGTCATCGGAGCATGTAGCCCGAGCCGCGCACGGTCTGGA from Burkholderia ambifaria AMMD includes:
- a CDS encoding sensor histidine kinase gives rise to the protein MDADRAANFTRRWHTTTFRWLCAYAAIFSVSLLLLAGVINVAATHTMARDTDEVLAWQLIYFDSIPDAELPLAIHRRLEHEHMHTNFYGLFDASGRRVAGDIATPPVLRTDRRGRTLDRTLVPLDGQPAPITRAMAVHRDDGMTLVVARDLSHFIQIREVAIRGLVIGGVLILIAGIAGGSMLGMRQIRRVAAIRRVTRQIAEGDLGKRLPVGRYDELDLLAHLVNHMLDEVERLMGEVRHTCDGIAHDLRTPLARVHTMLARLAEQPHCAHDPASAQLLASARDETDRLLERFRAMLRISEIGTLSRRGGFAAVDVAALLRDVCELYEPLAEAGGVAFGLDAMPVDGIHGDRALLFEAFSNLADNAIKFTPLGGRVRVALHATPNGPLVRFEDTGPGIAPGERDAVLERFYRGERTRHVNGSGLGLSIVSAVMHVHGFALRIGDAQPAGAAITVECWPRSLG